The Saccharomonospora cyanea NA-134 genome includes a region encoding these proteins:
- a CDS encoding beta-phosphoglucomutase family hydrolase, with product MIGLPDAVTACLFDLDGVLTSTATVHMRAWKQTFDEFLNEHDPGAAPFGERDYVTYVDGRSRLDGVRAFLASRGIELPEGAENDDVDAETVHGVGNRKNRLLLRLIADGVTPYPGSVRYLDAARRHGLAIGVVTSSANGATVLSAAGLSDYVRARVDGIVIRDRGLRGKPAPDSFLACAAELGVRPSSAAVFEDAQAGVRAGRDGGFGYVVGVNRAEGDAHADQEKALREQGADIVVDDLAELLEEGA from the coding sequence ATGATCGGGTTACCCGACGCGGTCACCGCGTGCCTCTTCGACCTCGACGGCGTTCTGACCAGCACCGCCACCGTGCACATGCGCGCCTGGAAGCAGACCTTCGACGAGTTCCTGAACGAGCACGACCCCGGTGCGGCCCCGTTCGGCGAACGGGACTACGTCACCTACGTCGACGGCCGCTCCCGGCTCGACGGCGTCCGGGCGTTCCTGGCGTCCCGGGGCATCGAGCTCCCGGAAGGCGCGGAGAACGACGACGTCGACGCCGAAACCGTGCACGGTGTCGGCAACCGCAAGAACCGCCTGTTGCTGCGGCTGATCGCCGACGGCGTCACCCCGTACCCGGGCTCGGTCCGCTACCTCGACGCCGCCCGCCGGCACGGACTCGCCATCGGCGTGGTCACGTCGTCGGCCAACGGCGCGACGGTGCTGAGCGCGGCCGGGCTCAGCGACTACGTGCGGGCCCGCGTCGACGGCATCGTCATCCGGGACCGAGGGCTGCGCGGCAAGCCCGCGCCCGACTCGTTCCTCGCGTGCGCCGCCGAGCTCGGAGTCCGGCCCTCCTCGGCAGCGGTGTTCGAGGATGCGCAGGCCGGGGTACGCGCCGGGCGGGACGGTGGCTTCGGCTACGTCGTGGGCGTCAACCGCGCCGAGGGCGACGCGCACGCCGACCAGGAGAAGGCCCTGCGAGAACAGGGCGCCGACATCGTCGTGGACGATCTCGCCGAACTGCTGGAGGAGGGAGCGTGA
- a CDS encoding glycoside hydrolase family 65 protein — MTGNVPRAERGYARSPWELRWQGLDVDQLQRTESTFALSNGHIGMRGTLEEAEPRGLPGTYLNGFYEEHELPYAEAGYGYPEAGQTVVNVTDGKVIRLLVEDEPLDMRYGQATSHHRVLDFRSGTLRRETEWTSPTGRRVRVRTERLVSFTQRAVAAVRYEVEPLDGRIQLVAQSDLITNEPIEQESGDPRVAAALEAPLLCEYSKAEDYRAVLVHRTKRSGLRMAAAMDHQIEVSPGLRTDMECEEDLARLTLAVDVPMGSKLRFTKYLAYGWSAQRSIPALRAQVDAALAGALQTGWDGLLAEQRAFLDSFWASADVELDGDPELQQAIRFALFHVLQAGARGESRAIPGKGLTGPGYDGHAFWDTETFVLQLLTYTLPDAARDALRWRHSTLDKAKERARQLGLRGAAFPWRSINGAECSAYWPAGTAAFHVNADIADAVLRYLNATHDVEFERECGTELLTETARLWISLGHHDPHGGFRIDGVTGPDEYSAVVDNNVYTNLMAQRNLRAAADSCERQPDIADALGVDHIEVAGWREAARKMRIPYDELLKVHPQSERFTEHAKWDFANTPPDRYPLLLNYPYFDLYRKQVVKQADLVLAMHLRGDAFSLEQKRRNFAYYEALTVRDSSLSAATQSVMAAECGHLDLAYDYFAEAVLTDLHDLHNNVRNGLHMASLAGSWLAIVAGFGGMRDYDGELSFKPRLPPVPRRIAFRMCFRGNQFSVEIQQDLARYRLSYGTPFTITHYGVPVTVSEEPVTMPIPVGEQLERPSQPAWRAPLRRVAQPAPVTPAESPSPAATVSQA, encoded by the coding sequence GTGACCGGCAACGTGCCGAGAGCGGAACGCGGATACGCCCGCTCACCGTGGGAACTGCGCTGGCAGGGGCTCGACGTGGACCAGCTGCAGCGCACCGAATCGACGTTCGCGCTGTCCAACGGGCACATCGGGATGCGGGGCACACTGGAGGAGGCCGAACCTCGCGGTCTGCCCGGTACCTACCTCAACGGCTTCTACGAGGAGCACGAACTGCCCTACGCCGAAGCCGGTTACGGCTATCCGGAGGCGGGGCAGACGGTCGTGAACGTCACCGACGGCAAGGTCATCCGCCTACTGGTGGAGGACGAGCCGCTCGACATGCGCTACGGCCAGGCCACCAGTCATCACCGGGTGCTCGACTTCCGCTCCGGGACCCTGCGGCGGGAGACCGAGTGGACCTCCCCCACGGGCCGCCGCGTCCGCGTCCGCACCGAACGGCTCGTGTCGTTCACCCAACGCGCGGTGGCCGCCGTTCGCTACGAGGTCGAACCCCTCGACGGCCGCATCCAGCTGGTCGCCCAGTCCGATCTGATCACCAACGAACCGATCGAGCAGGAATCCGGCGACCCGCGGGTAGCCGCGGCGCTGGAGGCTCCACTGCTCTGCGAGTACTCCAAGGCCGAGGACTACCGCGCTGTGCTCGTCCACCGCACGAAGCGGTCCGGTCTGCGCATGGCCGCCGCCATGGACCACCAGATCGAGGTGAGCCCCGGCCTGCGCACCGACATGGAGTGCGAGGAGGACCTCGCCCGCCTGACCCTCGCCGTCGACGTGCCGATGGGCAGCAAACTCCGGTTCACCAAGTACCTCGCCTACGGCTGGTCGGCGCAGCGCTCCATCCCCGCCTTGCGCGCTCAGGTCGACGCGGCGCTGGCGGGTGCGCTCCAGACCGGCTGGGACGGGCTGCTGGCCGAGCAGCGGGCGTTCCTCGACAGCTTCTGGGCAAGTGCCGACGTCGAGCTCGACGGCGACCCCGAACTGCAACAGGCCATCCGGTTCGCGCTCTTCCACGTGTTGCAGGCCGGGGCCCGAGGTGAGAGCCGCGCGATCCCGGGCAAGGGCCTCACCGGCCCCGGCTACGACGGGCACGCCTTCTGGGACACCGAGACGTTCGTTCTGCAGTTGCTGACCTACACGTTGCCCGACGCCGCGAGAGACGCACTCCGCTGGAGACACTCCACACTGGACAAGGCGAAGGAAAGGGCGAGGCAACTCGGACTTCGGGGCGCGGCGTTCCCCTGGCGCTCGATCAACGGTGCCGAGTGCTCGGCGTACTGGCCCGCGGGCACGGCGGCCTTCCACGTCAACGCCGACATCGCCGACGCCGTGCTGCGGTACCTGAACGCCACCCACGACGTCGAGTTCGAACGTGAGTGCGGCACCGAACTGCTCACCGAGACCGCACGGCTGTGGATCTCACTCGGCCACCACGACCCCCACGGCGGCTTCCGCATCGACGGTGTCACCGGACCCGACGAGTACTCCGCCGTCGTGGACAACAACGTCTACACCAACCTGATGGCGCAACGGAACCTGCGCGCCGCGGCCGACTCCTGCGAGCGGCAACCCGACATCGCCGACGCACTCGGGGTCGACCACATCGAGGTCGCGGGCTGGCGGGAAGCCGCCCGGAAGATGCGAATCCCCTACGACGAACTGCTGAAGGTGCACCCGCAGTCCGAGCGGTTCACCGAACACGCCAAGTGGGACTTCGCGAACACCCCGCCCGACCGCTACCCGTTGCTGCTGAACTACCCCTACTTCGACCTCTACCGCAAGCAGGTCGTCAAGCAGGCCGACCTCGTGCTTGCCATGCACCTGCGCGGCGACGCGTTCTCACTCGAACAGAAGCGCCGCAACTTCGCGTACTACGAGGCGTTGACCGTGCGGGACTCCTCGCTGTCCGCCGCCACCCAGTCGGTGATGGCCGCCGAGTGCGGTCATCTCGACCTGGCCTACGACTACTTCGCCGAGGCCGTGCTCACGGACCTGCACGACCTGCACAACAACGTCCGCAACGGCCTGCACATGGCGTCGCTGGCGGGGTCGTGGCTGGCGATCGTGGCCGGCTTCGGTGGCATGCGCGACTACGACGGCGAGTTGAGCTTCAAACCCCGGCTGCCCCCGGTGCCCCGCCGCATCGCGTTCCGCATGTGTTTCCGCGGCAACCAGTTCTCCGTGGAGATCCAGCAGGACCTCGCTCGCTACCGGCTCTCGTACGGCACGCCGTTCACCATCACCCACTACGGCGTGCCGGTGACGGTGTCCGAGGAGCCCGTCACGATGCCGATCCCGGTGGGCGAGCAGTTGGAACGTCCCTCCCAGCCCGCGTGGCGCGCACCGCTGAGGCGGGTCGCACAGCCCGCGCCCGTCACCCCGGCGGAGTCTCCGAGCCCGGCTGCCACAGTGTCGCAGGCGTAG
- a CDS encoding Ppx/GppA phosphatase family protein has product MTTRGTVAVLDVGCFSARLLAVDPGGSLLEPVVSHKTRLRLDRSLDASGRLRGDGVDAIVSAVRVAGEIARRHGVEDLFCLATSSIRDARNADEVIARVESDTGQNLRFLSGADEARLSYRAARAWFGAGVGPLSVLDIGGGTLELAAGHGMHADFARSLPLGARETTRAWRLDVERPPEHTIAALRNHAIEEIREALGEDEERLREFGIVGCSKMLRQLAVLAGRRRKGALRTRELHLDDVRQVIPRLAALPPSRRAELPGISRPRARQSLAGAVVAEALLTVFGGPAVICPWSTTHGLLLSLMETPDELWERPGMRASAA; this is encoded by the coding sequence GTGACGACGAGGGGCACGGTGGCCGTGCTCGATGTGGGGTGCTTCAGCGCGCGACTGCTGGCGGTGGACCCCGGTGGGTCGCTGCTGGAACCGGTGGTGAGCCACAAGACCCGGCTCCGCCTCGACCGGTCGCTCGATGCCTCGGGACGGTTGCGTGGCGACGGGGTGGACGCGATCGTCTCCGCCGTCCGCGTGGCCGGTGAGATCGCGCGGCGACACGGCGTCGAGGACCTGTTCTGCCTCGCGACGTCGTCGATCCGCGACGCACGCAACGCCGACGAGGTGATCGCGCGTGTGGAGTCCGACACCGGACAGAACCTGCGGTTCCTCAGCGGGGCGGACGAGGCTCGCCTGTCCTACCGGGCCGCGCGTGCCTGGTTCGGTGCCGGTGTCGGCCCTCTGTCGGTCCTCGACATCGGTGGCGGCACGCTCGAACTGGCGGCCGGTCACGGGATGCACGCCGACTTCGCCCGGTCACTGCCCCTTGGCGCTCGCGAGACCACACGGGCGTGGCGGCTCGACGTCGAGCGTCCCCCGGAGCACACCATCGCGGCGCTGCGGAACCACGCCATCGAGGAGATCCGCGAGGCGCTCGGCGAGGACGAGGAACGACTGCGCGAGTTCGGCATCGTGGGCTGCTCCAAGATGCTGCGCCAGTTGGCCGTCCTGGCGGGACGCCGTCGCAAGGGCGCGCTCAGGACCAGGGAGCTGCACCTCGACGACGTCCGGCAGGTGATCCCGAGGCTGGCGGCGCTGCCGCCGTCGCGGCGCGCCGAGCTCCCGGGTATCTCCCGGCCCAGGGCCCGGCAGTCGCTGGCGGGTGCCGTGGTCGCCGAAGCCCTTCTCACCGTGTTCGGCGGGCCCGCCGTCATCTGCCCCTGGTCCACCACGCACGGGCTGCTGCTGTCGCTGATGGAAACCCCGGACGAACTGTGGGAACGACCGGGAATGCGAGCCAGCGCCGCCTGA
- a CDS encoding class F sortase produces the protein MGVNLAAEPGESLPVATPLRTRPPELRQAGAVAAVVALLAATVVATTLIRPEADGDPTPTLPPGTENPAPRTIAAAPAPAARDALPESSPTRVEIPSLGVDVDAVVGLGRTPAGVVEVPAHATAVGWLTSEPTPGEAGTSVLTGHTAFAYERGSFFSLELLRPGDTVRVTRTDGRVAVFSVYRVEELPQKYALDHATLPTDHPELRLLTASGGFGSPRDDTAVVVSARLTAAVGEG, from the coding sequence ATGGGTGTGAATCTCGCAGCAGAACCGGGGGAGTCGCTGCCCGTGGCCACGCCCCTGCGCACCCGCCCGCCCGAGCTGCGCCAGGCCGGAGCGGTGGCCGCCGTCGTGGCACTCCTCGCCGCGACCGTGGTCGCCACGACCCTGATCCGGCCGGAAGCCGACGGCGATCCGACTCCGACGCTGCCGCCCGGCACCGAGAACCCGGCCCCCCGCACCATCGCCGCCGCGCCGGCGCCGGCCGCCCGCGACGCCCTGCCCGAATCCTCGCCGACCCGGGTCGAGATTCCGTCACTCGGCGTCGACGTCGACGCGGTCGTCGGCCTCGGCCGCACACCGGCGGGAGTGGTCGAGGTACCCGCACACGCCACCGCCGTGGGCTGGCTGACCTCCGAGCCCACCCCGGGCGAGGCCGGTACGTCCGTCCTCACCGGACATACCGCCTTCGCCTACGAACGCGGCAGTTTCTTCTCACTGGAACTGCTTCGACCGGGAGACACCGTGCGGGTCACCCGCACCGACGGCAGGGTCGCCGTGTTCAGCGTCTACCGCGTGGAGGAACTCCCCCAGAAGTACGCGCTGGACCACGCCACCCTACCCACCGACCATCCCGAGCTGCGCCTGCTGACCGCCTCGGGCGGGTTCGGCTCACCCCGGGACGACACAGCGGTGGTCGTGTCGGCCCGGCTCACCGCGGCGGTCGGGGAAGGCTGA
- a CDS encoding DUF885 domain-containing protein produces MAPRTTVTTLADECVDLLFDIEPLWPVVMGIDPTRAGLGDVTEAAEAQHRAALERLVERARAVDTSELSDQDRVTRDVVVSQARSRIEQLDSRLVEFTISDFFVGPAASLLTLLPMVTVGTSEQGRAQLDRLAAVPAYLEQVAERHRAGVAAGRTPVAHLVRAAAEHLDRYLAAPDDDPLLRQKAPDTEFASRRERLLTDVVRPAFAAYRDVLRSELLEHGRPEERPGVCHLPGGDATYAALARVHTTTERDPDELHSTGLDCIERLAEEYAVLGHRVFGTGDLGEIFSRLRTDPALRWGNADELLDTARAAITRAEREAPNWFGRIPPQPWVVEPVPAAEAPGAAAAYYLQPSVDGSRPGTYFANTYQVTERFRHTSEVTAFHEVIPGHHFQLSTALSLTELPLLRRISDFNAYTEGWGLYTERLADEMGLYSDDVARLGMLSMDSVRASRLVVDTGLHAKGWSRQQAIDFMERNTPMARVEVVAEVDRYIAYPGQALSYMVGRLEIQRLRAEAERTLGEWFDIQGFHDLVLGGGALPMTVLEDVVRTWVRRREG; encoded by the coding sequence ATGGCGCCCAGGACAACCGTGACCACACTCGCCGACGAGTGTGTCGACCTGCTCTTCGACATCGAACCGCTGTGGCCCGTGGTGATGGGGATCGACCCCACTCGGGCTGGGCTGGGCGATGTGACGGAGGCCGCGGAAGCGCAGCACCGGGCCGCGTTGGAGCGCCTCGTCGAGCGGGCGCGGGCCGTCGACACCTCGGAGCTGTCCGACCAGGATCGCGTGACTCGCGACGTGGTCGTCAGTCAGGCGCGGTCGCGTATCGAGCAGCTCGACAGCCGCCTGGTCGAGTTCACGATCTCCGACTTCTTCGTGGGGCCCGCCGCGAGCCTGCTCACGCTCCTGCCCATGGTGACGGTGGGCACCTCCGAGCAGGGCAGGGCGCAGCTCGACCGGCTCGCGGCCGTTCCGGCGTACCTGGAGCAGGTGGCCGAACGTCACCGGGCGGGTGTCGCAGCGGGCCGCACGCCCGTCGCGCATCTGGTTCGGGCGGCGGCCGAGCACCTCGACCGGTACCTCGCCGCTCCGGACGACGATCCGCTTCTGCGCCAGAAGGCACCGGACACGGAGTTCGCCTCCCGCCGGGAACGGCTGCTGACCGACGTGGTGCGGCCTGCGTTCGCGGCCTACCGCGACGTGCTGCGTTCGGAGCTGCTGGAACACGGCAGGCCCGAGGAGCGCCCGGGTGTGTGCCACCTGCCGGGCGGTGACGCCACGTACGCGGCGCTGGCGCGGGTCCACACGACGACGGAGCGCGACCCCGACGAGCTGCACTCCACCGGCCTCGACTGCATCGAGCGGCTGGCCGAGGAGTACGCGGTTCTCGGCCACCGGGTCTTCGGCACCGGCGACCTCGGCGAGATCTTCTCGCGGTTGCGGACCGACCCGGCTCTTCGGTGGGGCAACGCCGACGAACTGCTCGACACCGCGCGGGCCGCCATCACACGTGCGGAGCGGGAGGCGCCGAACTGGTTCGGCCGCATCCCGCCGCAGCCGTGGGTGGTCGAGCCGGTTCCGGCGGCGGAGGCTCCGGGAGCCGCTGCCGCGTACTACCTCCAGCCCTCCGTGGACGGCTCACGCCCCGGCACGTACTTCGCCAACACGTACCAGGTCACCGAGCGGTTCCGGCACACGTCGGAGGTGACGGCGTTCCACGAGGTGATTCCGGGCCATCACTTCCAGCTCAGCACGGCGCTGAGCCTCACCGAACTGCCGCTGCTGCGGCGGATCAGCGACTTCAACGCCTACACCGAGGGCTGGGGCCTCTACACCGAGCGGTTGGCGGACGAGATGGGGCTGTACTCCGACGACGTCGCCCGGCTCGGAATGCTCAGCATGGATTCGGTGCGCGCTTCCCGCCTGGTGGTCGACACCGGGCTGCACGCGAAGGGCTGGAGCAGGCAGCAGGCGATCGACTTCATGGAACGCAACACTCCCATGGCGCGGGTCGAGGTCGTCGCCGAGGTGGACCGCTACATCGCCTATCCAGGACAGGCGTTGTCGTACATGGTGGGCAGGCTGGAGATCCAGCGGCTGCGTGCCGAGGCGGAGCGGACGTTGGGGGAGTGGTTCGACATCCAGGGCTTCCACGACCTCGTGCTCGGCGGAGGGGCCCTGCCCATGACCGTGCTGGAGGACGTCGTGCGGACGTGGGTGCGCCGCCGGGAAGGCTGA
- a CDS encoding AsnC family protein, whose translation MALTDPVDARLLAALAEVGKVAVHELAARVGMDPRDVAYRLVGLSAQGLPLLVGVESDPAGLRAALAAGSPPPYGQPPGPGQVAGTPSGPYHVHGTPSGPHPVQGTPSGAYHVHGTPSGPYPAQNPASGAQSVQGTPSGAYHVHGTPSGAYSVHGTPSGAFPSAPPAPGGPPQQPPPPHQPAPLPPPDPVMSTWGPPQSALWARGDQPPTTNTRRQGRPGEVLDTVGLEGEQLAVQLLEVQDPADYLFSAAGYTLDDGERAVVVHTEITNKGAVPFASLPDNYLELLTADGAVIAKAPVSLTSRPPHRIGVQPGETSGGHTVYVVGDSVRITAVRWSPRPEPDERSLTWSLDD comes from the coding sequence GTGGCCTTGACCGATCCTGTCGACGCACGTCTGCTCGCCGCTCTGGCGGAGGTGGGCAAGGTGGCCGTACACGAGCTCGCGGCGCGCGTGGGGATGGATCCGCGCGACGTCGCCTACCGTCTCGTCGGCCTGTCGGCACAGGGGCTCCCCCTGCTCGTCGGGGTCGAGAGCGACCCGGCCGGTCTGCGGGCCGCGCTCGCCGCAGGCTCCCCTCCGCCCTACGGGCAACCCCCGGGTCCCGGCCAGGTAGCCGGAACACCGAGCGGCCCGTACCACGTTCACGGCACTCCCAGCGGCCCGCACCCGGTGCAGGGCACACCCAGCGGCGCCTACCACGTGCACGGAACGCCCAGCGGACCCTATCCCGCGCAGAACCCGGCGAGCGGCGCGCAATCCGTCCAGGGCACGCCCAGCGGCGCATACCACGTGCACGGCACACCCAGTGGCGCCTACTCGGTGCACGGCACACCTTCGGGTGCGTTCCCCTCGGCCCCGCCCGCGCCGGGAGGACCACCACAACAACCCCCGCCGCCACACCAACCGGCCCCGCTGCCACCGCCGGACCCGGTGATGAGCACGTGGGGACCCCCGCAGAGCGCGCTGTGGGCTCGGGGGGACCAGCCCCCCACGACGAACACCCGCAGGCAGGGCCGTCCCGGCGAGGTGCTCGACACCGTCGGGTTGGAGGGCGAACAGCTTGCTGTGCAGCTGCTGGAGGTCCAGGATCCGGCCGACTACCTGTTCTCGGCGGCCGGCTACACCCTCGACGACGGCGAGCGTGCCGTCGTCGTGCACACGGAGATCACCAACAAGGGTGCCGTCCCCTTCGCCTCACTACCCGACAACTATCTCGAACTACTCACCGCCGACGGCGCGGTGATCGCCAAGGCGCCGGTATCGCTCACCTCGCGGCCACCGCACAGGATCGGCGTCCAGCCGGGCGAGACGAGCGGTGGTCACACGGTGTACGTCGTGGGCGATTCGGTGAGGATCACCGCCGTGCGGTGGAGCCCCAGGCCGGAACCCGACGAACGCAGCCTCACCTGGTCCCTGGACGACTAG
- a CDS encoding RluA family pseudouridine synthase, with product MSSRMLPVPDGLDGMRVDAGLAKLLGLSRTVVAELAASGEVLLDGRPAGKSDRLVAGGLLEVTLPEPDAPMEIVAEPVEGLRVLHEDDDIVVVDKPVGVAVHPSPGWTGPTVVGGLAAAGLRISTSGAAERQGVVHRLDAGTTGVMVVAKSEHAYSVLKRAFKERTVTKGYHALVQGHPDPTRGTIDAPIDRHPRHDYKFAVVAGGRPSVTHYEVAEAFRAASLVDVRLETGRTHQIRVHFSAMRHPCVGDLTYGADPVLARKLGLTRQWLHARTLGFAHPADGRWVEFTSQYPADLAGALDTLRAES from the coding sequence GTGAGCAGTCGCATGTTGCCCGTGCCGGACGGGCTGGACGGGATGCGGGTCGACGCGGGCCTCGCCAAGCTGCTGGGACTGTCCCGCACCGTCGTGGCGGAGCTCGCCGCGTCGGGTGAGGTGCTCCTCGACGGCAGGCCGGCGGGGAAGTCGGATCGGCTCGTCGCGGGCGGGCTGCTGGAGGTGACCCTGCCCGAACCGGACGCGCCGATGGAGATCGTCGCGGAGCCCGTCGAGGGGCTGCGCGTCCTCCACGAGGACGACGACATCGTGGTGGTCGACAAGCCCGTGGGTGTCGCCGTCCACCCCAGCCCGGGGTGGACGGGCCCGACCGTGGTGGGCGGCCTCGCCGCGGCGGGACTGCGGATCTCCACCTCGGGTGCGGCCGAACGCCAGGGCGTGGTGCACCGGCTCGACGCGGGCACCACGGGTGTGATGGTGGTCGCCAAGAGCGAGCACGCGTACTCGGTGCTGAAGCGGGCGTTCAAGGAGCGCACCGTGACGAAGGGCTACCACGCGCTCGTGCAGGGCCACCCGGACCCGACACGCGGCACCATCGACGCGCCCATCGACCGCCATCCCCGGCACGACTACAAGTTCGCCGTCGTGGCCGGCGGGCGGCCGTCGGTGACGCACTACGAGGTGGCCGAAGCCTTCCGCGCCGCGTCGCTGGTGGACGTCCGCCTGGAGACGGGCCGCACCCACCAGATCCGCGTGCACTTCTCCGCAATGCGCCACCCGTGTGTCGGCGACCTCACCTACGGCGCCGATCCCGTGCTCGCCCGCAAGCTCGGACTGACCCGGCAGTGGCTGCACGCGCGGACACTCGGCTTCGCCCACCCGGCCGACGGCCGGTGGGTCGAGTTCACCAGCCAGTACCCGGCCGACCTCGCGGGCGCGCTCGACACCCTGCGTGCCGAGTCCTGA
- the lspA gene encoding signal peptidase II, translated as MNTEQQPDPSDTEEPQQTAPSRRTVGVLVLVAALAYAVDVVTKVVVTATLEGEEPVRILGGAVYLQLLRNPYAAFGMDIGGTWILTVVATAVVIGIVWFARRLRSTGWAIGLGLVLAGALGNLTDRIFRAPAVFQGHVVDFISVFGPNGEFFPVFNAADSAITIGAGLIVLLTLLGRDYDGTVIPRGRRAKETDGEPDTNGKERPEA; from the coding sequence GTGAACACCGAGCAACAACCTGACCCCTCGGACACCGAGGAGCCGCAGCAGACCGCTCCGTCCCGGCGCACGGTGGGGGTGCTGGTTCTCGTCGCGGCGCTCGCCTACGCCGTCGACGTGGTGACCAAGGTGGTCGTCACGGCGACGCTGGAGGGCGAGGAGCCGGTTCGCATCCTCGGGGGCGCGGTGTACCTTCAGCTTCTGCGGAACCCGTACGCGGCGTTCGGCATGGACATCGGAGGCACCTGGATCCTCACGGTCGTCGCCACCGCCGTGGTGATCGGTATCGTGTGGTTCGCGCGCCGCCTCCGCTCGACAGGGTGGGCGATCGGGCTCGGACTCGTGCTCGCCGGGGCGCTCGGCAACCTCACCGACCGGATCTTCCGGGCGCCCGCCGTGTTCCAGGGACACGTGGTGGACTTCATCTCGGTGTTCGGTCCGAACGGTGAGTTCTTTCCCGTGTTCAACGCCGCGGATTCGGCGATCACGATCGGTGCGGGCCTCATCGTGCTGCTCACCCTGCTGGGCCGGGACTACGACGGGACCGTGATCCCCCGGGGGCGACGGGCGAAGGAGACGGACGGCGAGCCGGACACCAACGGGAAGGAGCGACCGGAGGCGTGA
- a CDS encoding potassium/proton antiporter → MDELPVVLGSGAIVLLASVFAVRFSIRLGLPSLLIYLGIGVLIGEAGLGVQFDNAAVMQSLGIAALVMILVEGGLTTQWSAVRPGLGPSIALSVVAVVVTVVVTGAALHWLLDLEWRTALLWGAVLSSTDAAAVFSVLRSSGIGRRLSGVVELESGLNDAPSYIAVVMLTTGVSVDWRLPLQLLYQLGVGAVIGLAFGLAGGWLLRRSALPATGLYPLATVAMCVLAYSSAQLAHASGLLATFLAGLVLGNSRLPHRSDTLSFAEGLGWIAQIGVFVLLGLFASPGRLLEAVVPGLVAGLVAVLVARPFAVVLSTTPFRVPWREQVFLSWAGLRGAVPIVLATIPLAADLPGAQLLVDAVFVIVIVYTLLQTAFMTPLARALGVVSPAEPQQIDIDAAPLDELGAVLLQIRIPRGSRLHGVYLAELRVPRGASVSLVVRRGKGFTPETTTRLQEDDQLLIVTTEAARNATERRLRAVGRAGPIARWRGESGD, encoded by the coding sequence ATGGACGAGCTGCCCGTTGTCCTCGGATCGGGCGCGATTGTCCTGCTCGCCTCGGTGTTCGCCGTCCGGTTCTCCATCCGGCTCGGCCTGCCGTCACTGTTGATCTACCTCGGGATCGGCGTCCTGATCGGGGAGGCCGGTCTCGGGGTGCAGTTCGACAACGCCGCCGTCATGCAGAGCCTCGGCATAGCGGCGTTGGTGATGATCCTCGTCGAGGGCGGGTTGACGACCCAGTGGTCGGCTGTGCGGCCCGGACTCGGTCCCAGCATCGCGTTGTCGGTGGTGGCCGTCGTGGTCACGGTCGTGGTCACCGGCGCGGCGCTGCACTGGCTGCTGGACCTCGAGTGGCGAACGGCGCTGCTGTGGGGCGCGGTGTTGTCGTCCACCGACGCGGCGGCCGTCTTCTCGGTGCTGCGTTCCTCGGGCATCGGGCGGAGACTGTCCGGCGTCGTGGAGCTGGAGTCGGGGCTCAACGACGCGCCGAGCTACATCGCCGTGGTGATGCTGACCACCGGCGTCTCCGTGGACTGGAGGCTGCCGCTGCAACTGCTCTACCAGCTCGGAGTGGGTGCGGTGATCGGCTTGGCCTTCGGGCTGGCAGGGGGGTGGCTGCTGCGCAGGAGCGCGCTGCCCGCTACGGGCCTCTACCCGTTGGCGACCGTGGCGATGTGCGTGCTGGCGTACTCGTCGGCGCAGTTGGCGCACGCCTCCGGGTTGCTCGCGACCTTCCTCGCGGGCCTCGTGCTCGGTAACTCACGACTGCCGCACCGGTCCGACACGCTGTCGTTCGCGGAGGGACTGGGTTGGATCGCCCAGATCGGGGTCTTCGTGCTTCTCGGCCTGTTCGCCTCACCGGGCAGGCTGCTGGAGGCCGTCGTTCCCGGACTGGTGGCGGGCCTCGTGGCGGTCCTGGTCGCGCGGCCGTTCGCCGTGGTGTTGTCCACCACGCCGTTTCGTGTCCCCTGGCGTGAGCAGGTGTTCCTGTCGTGGGCCGGGCTGAGGGGTGCGGTGCCGATCGTGCTCGCGACCATTCCTCTCGCCGCGGACCTGCCGGGCGCGCAGTTGCTGGTGGACGCCGTGTTCGTCATCGTGATCGTGTACACGCTGCTGCAGACGGCCTTCATGACCCCGTTGGCGAGAGCGCTGGGCGTGGTCTCACCGGCGGAACCGCAGCAGATAGACATCGACGCGGCTCCGCTCGACGAACTCGGTGCGGTGCTGCTCCAGATACGAATCCCGAGAGGCTCTCGGCTGCACGGCGTGTACCTCGCCGAGTTGCGCGTGCCCCGAGGTGCGAGTGTGAGCCTGGTGGTTCGCCGCGGCAAGGGTTTCACCCCGGAGACGACGACGCGGCTGCAGGAGGACGACCAGCTCCTCATCGTCACCACCGAGGCCGCCCGCAACGCCACCGAGCGCAGGTTGCGCGCCGTCGGCAGGGCCGGGCCCATCGCCCGGTGGAGGGGCGAGAGCGGGGACTGA